A genome region from Hevea brasiliensis isolate MT/VB/25A 57/8 chromosome 9, ASM3005281v1, whole genome shotgun sequence includes the following:
- the LOC110652566 gene encoding transcription repressor KAN1 isoform X2 → MPLEGVFIEPSSNPLPDLSLHISPPNTSPSSVSNTINNIKADTSFNLLMSRQEGIRKSNTISSMRTSDSQVYSTELSLAHPANALDEETRNRSNFTGAGAEEPPHNRYQQSYHHHHQHLHHSSTHLSNINQGVSRLDVSDGLRPIKGIPVYHNRSFPFLPSEQSRANKDPKMCFYQMPYPSSSLCSPVSAHTSSPYYIGGGGGLDPMSMRNSLGPNQSPPVYNRLAPATRFNGFSMDAFKSNQLHHHHHQYGVGSGEVSHGLIRSRFLPKLPTKRSMRAPRMRWTSTLHARFVHAVELLGGHERATPKSVLELMDVKDLTLAHVKSHLQMYRTVKTTDKPAASSDGSGEEDISPVGNAGDRGLRRFTDQRRPSDESLGQQEMDYPSTATTLWSNSSSRETWPQANSNDMDGHREATFQSQQKSGHPIEECNSTGLKGYLGSNLDCKNPSLEFTLGRPDWQRNEHN, encoded by the exons ATGCCATTAGAAGGGGTTTTCATTGAACCCTCTTCAAACCCGCTTCCTGATCTTTCTTTACATATCAGTCCACCCAATACCTCACCTTCTTCAGTATCCAACACCATCAACAATATTAAAGCAGATACAAGTTTCAATCTTTTGATGAGTAGACAAGAAGGCATCCGCAAATCCAACACTATTAGCTCCATGAGGACTAGTGATTCTCAAGTTTATAGCACTGAGCTCTCTCTAGCACACCCAGCAAATGCCCTCGATGAAGAAACCAGAAACAGAAGCAATTTCACAGGTGCTGGAGCTGAAGAACCACCACACAACCGTTATCAACAAAGTTACCACCACCATCATCAACATCTACATCATTCCAGCACTCACTTAAGTAACATAAATCAGGGGGTTTCTCGACTTGATGTATCGGATGGTTTGAGGCCGATAAAAGGTATTCCAGTCTATCACAACCGTTCATTTCCTTTTCTTCCTTCAGAGCAGTCAAGAGCGAATAAAGATCCCAAGATGTGCTTCTACCAAATGCCCTATCCCTCTTCCTCTTTGTGTTCTCCCGTTTCTGCTCACACTTCTTCACCTTATTATATTGGAGGAGGAGGAGGTTTGGATCCCATGTCCATGCGTAACTCATTGGGGCCTAATCAATCTCCTCCTGTTTACAATCGGTTAGCACCAGCTACAAGGTTTAATGGGTTTTCAATGGATGCTTTCAAATCCAACCAactgcaccaccaccaccatcagtATGGAGTTGGATCCGGCGAGGTTTCTCATGGGTTGATTAGATCAAGATTCTTGCCTAAACTTCCCACAAAGAGGAGCATGAGAGCACCTAGAATGAGATGGACTAGCACTCTTCATGCTCGATTTGTACATGCCGTTGAGCTTCTTGGGGGCCATGAAA GAGCTACTCCAAAGTCAGTTCTTGAGCTCATGGATGTCAAAGATCTAACATTAGCTCATGTGAAGAGCCATTTACAG ATGTATAGAACTGTCAAGACCACTGACAAGCCTGCAGCCTCCTCAG ATGGATCTGGAGAAGAAGACATATCCCCAGTGGGCAATGCAGGTGACCGAGGCCTACGGCGATTTACTGATCAGAGAAGACCTTCAGATGAGTCACTAGGGCAACAAGAAATGGACTATCCTTCTACTGCTACTACTCTCTGGAGTAATTCTTCAAG TAGAGAAACCTGGCCACAGGCAAACTCCAATGACATGGATGGGCACAGAGAAGCAACATTCCAGTCACAACAAAAATCTGGACACCCCATTGAG GAATGCAATTCAACTGGGCTGAAAGGCTACTTAGGGTCTAATTTGGATTGCAAGAACCCAAGCTTGGAATTCACATTAGGCAGACCAGATTGGCAACGAAACGAACATAACTGA
- the LOC110652566 gene encoding transcription repressor KAN1 isoform X1 — MPLEGVFIEPSSNPLPDLSLHISPPNTSPSSVSNTINNIKADTSFNLLMSRQEGIRKSNTISSMRTSDSQVYSTELSLAHPANALDEETRNRSNFTGAGAEEPPHNRYQQSYHHHHQHLHHSSTHLSNINQGVSRLDVSDGLRPIKGIPVYHNRSFPFLPSEQSRANKDPKMCFYQMPYPSSSLCSPVSAHTSSPYYIGGGGGLDPMSMRNSLGPNQSPPVYNRLAPATRFNGFSMDAFKSNQLHHHHHQYGVGSGEVSHGLIRSRFLPKLPTKRSMRAPRMRWTSTLHARFVHAVELLGGHERATPKSVLELMDVKDLTLAHVKSHLQMYRTVKTTDKPAASSDGSGEEDISPVGNAGDRGLRRFTDQRRPSDESLGQQEMDYPSTATTLWSNSSSSRETWPQANSNDMDGHREATFQSQQKSGHPIEECNSTGLKGYLGSNLDCKNPSLEFTLGRPDWQRNEHN; from the exons ATGCCATTAGAAGGGGTTTTCATTGAACCCTCTTCAAACCCGCTTCCTGATCTTTCTTTACATATCAGTCCACCCAATACCTCACCTTCTTCAGTATCCAACACCATCAACAATATTAAAGCAGATACAAGTTTCAATCTTTTGATGAGTAGACAAGAAGGCATCCGCAAATCCAACACTATTAGCTCCATGAGGACTAGTGATTCTCAAGTTTATAGCACTGAGCTCTCTCTAGCACACCCAGCAAATGCCCTCGATGAAGAAACCAGAAACAGAAGCAATTTCACAGGTGCTGGAGCTGAAGAACCACCACACAACCGTTATCAACAAAGTTACCACCACCATCATCAACATCTACATCATTCCAGCACTCACTTAAGTAACATAAATCAGGGGGTTTCTCGACTTGATGTATCGGATGGTTTGAGGCCGATAAAAGGTATTCCAGTCTATCACAACCGTTCATTTCCTTTTCTTCCTTCAGAGCAGTCAAGAGCGAATAAAGATCCCAAGATGTGCTTCTACCAAATGCCCTATCCCTCTTCCTCTTTGTGTTCTCCCGTTTCTGCTCACACTTCTTCACCTTATTATATTGGAGGAGGAGGAGGTTTGGATCCCATGTCCATGCGTAACTCATTGGGGCCTAATCAATCTCCTCCTGTTTACAATCGGTTAGCACCAGCTACAAGGTTTAATGGGTTTTCAATGGATGCTTTCAAATCCAACCAactgcaccaccaccaccatcagtATGGAGTTGGATCCGGCGAGGTTTCTCATGGGTTGATTAGATCAAGATTCTTGCCTAAACTTCCCACAAAGAGGAGCATGAGAGCACCTAGAATGAGATGGACTAGCACTCTTCATGCTCGATTTGTACATGCCGTTGAGCTTCTTGGGGGCCATGAAA GAGCTACTCCAAAGTCAGTTCTTGAGCTCATGGATGTCAAAGATCTAACATTAGCTCATGTGAAGAGCCATTTACAG ATGTATAGAACTGTCAAGACCACTGACAAGCCTGCAGCCTCCTCAG ATGGATCTGGAGAAGAAGACATATCCCCAGTGGGCAATGCAGGTGACCGAGGCCTACGGCGATTTACTGATCAGAGAAGACCTTCAGATGAGTCACTAGGGCAACAAGAAATGGACTATCCTTCTACTGCTACTACTCTCTGGAGTAATTCTTCAAG TAGTAGAGAAACCTGGCCACAGGCAAACTCCAATGACATGGATGGGCACAGAGAAGCAACATTCCAGTCACAACAAAAATCTGGACACCCCATTGAG GAATGCAATTCAACTGGGCTGAAAGGCTACTTAGGGTCTAATTTGGATTGCAAGAACCCAAGCTTGGAATTCACATTAGGCAGACCAGATTGGCAACGAAACGAACATAACTGA